One segment of Primulina tabacum isolate GXHZ01 chromosome 14, ASM2559414v2, whole genome shotgun sequence DNA contains the following:
- the LOC142524894 gene encoding translocase of chloroplast 34-like isoform X3 gives MLRFVRKCCMLVQSETPRPVMVSRSRSGFTLNIVDTPGLVEGGYVNDQVLDTIKSFLGRFLLNKRIDALLYVDRLDAYRVDNLDKQVVKAITDSFGKEIWHKALVVLTHAQLSPPDGLSYEEFFSKRSESLLKCVRQGAQISKKNAQSFAIPVALVENSGRCNKNESDEKILPTGSPWIPNLVHMITDMALNGKDGILVDKKLIEGPNANDRGKIFIPVILAFQYLFVIKPIQKWIKDDVARETKPSWA, from the exons aaaatgttgcatgcttgttcaGTCAGAAACTCCAAGGCCTGTAATGGTTTCAAGGTCACGATCAGGTTTTACACTAAACATTGTCGACACCCCAGGGCTTGTTGAAGGGGGATATGTCAATGACCAGGTGCTGGATACCATTAAAAG CTTTCTGGGCAGATTCCTTTTGAACAAGAGGATTGATGCTTTACTTTATGTGGACCGTTTGGATGCATACAGAGTTGATAATTTAGACAAACAGGTTGTGAAAGCCATTACCGACAGTTTTGGCAAAGAAATATGGCATAAAGCATTGGTTGTTCTTACACATGCTCAGCTCTCACCTCCGGATGGACTGAGTTATGAGGAATTCTTTTCCAAAAGATCCGAGTCTCTTTTGAAATGTGTTCGACAAGGAGCTCAGATAAGCAAAAAGAATGCCCAG AGCTTTGCTATTCCGGTTGCTTTGGTTGAGAACAGTGGGAGGTGTAACAAGAATGAAAGTGATGAAAAG ATTTTACCAACCGGCAGTCCTTGGATTCCGAATTTGGTCCATATGATAACCGATATGGCCTTGAATGGAAAGGATGGTATTCTAGTTGACAAGAAGTTGATTGAAGGGCCAAACGCGAATGACCGAGGAAAGATATTTATCCCAGTCATCTTAGCATTCCAA TACTTATTTGTGATCAAACCAATTCAAAAATGGATCAAAGACGATGTTGCGAGAGAGACGAAGCCTTCGTGGGCATGA